The following are encoded in a window of Limibacter armeniacum genomic DNA:
- a CDS encoding LamG-like jellyroll fold domain-containing protein, producing MKKSILLLLFILPVYLFGQQPILHLPFDENAKDVINGTEGKVRGAIFNDGFRCTSGAYSFNGNDHVMEIPAPDKLNKVVNGLSVSVWVRPESDSDDDIQMLLGRWGKPGQTEQDQFGLFLSPSNKLLFAVSNGVEAEVGVYGKTSLYAKEWHHIVAVWEFPNKISLYINGKLERKGLQKSQGINQQSTLPIRVGRQELGLNRAFRGAIDQVKIFDKALSEEEINKLHFWDNAPCNSFYLEGTVFNQATGEAVTADVTVKDIDTGEEMATATITDPERGYEVFIPVGPQYIIYAQKDGFVSISDSLNSANLYANTFVRRDLYLVPLEAGQVVKLKNLFFDFAKATLRPNSYTELNRLLQIFTLNPGLKVEIAGHTDNVGSDAANQQLSEARANAVRKYLLSKGISPNSITAKGYGENSPVDTNDTDEGRQQNRRVEFRIISAEQ from the coding sequence ATGAAAAAAAGTATACTACTACTGTTATTCATACTGCCTGTATATCTATTTGGACAACAACCAATCTTACACTTACCGTTCGATGAGAATGCAAAGGATGTAATCAATGGTACTGAAGGAAAAGTAAGAGGGGCAATCTTCAATGACGGTTTTCGATGTACGTCTGGCGCTTACAGTTTTAATGGCAATGATCATGTAATGGAAATACCTGCACCTGACAAACTGAATAAAGTAGTCAATGGCTTGAGTGTCTCAGTATGGGTCAGACCTGAAAGTGATTCTGATGATGATATTCAAATGTTATTGGGTCGCTGGGGAAAACCTGGGCAAACAGAGCAGGACCAGTTTGGCTTATTTTTAAGTCCAAGTAATAAGTTACTTTTTGCGGTTAGCAATGGTGTAGAAGCAGAAGTAGGTGTATATGGAAAAACCTCTCTTTATGCTAAAGAATGGCACCACATTGTCGCTGTATGGGAGTTTCCTAATAAAATCAGCCTTTATATCAATGGCAAACTGGAGCGAAAAGGACTTCAGAAATCACAAGGTATCAACCAGCAGTCAACACTGCCAATAAGAGTGGGAAGGCAAGAACTAGGACTTAACCGTGCATTCCGAGGTGCTATTGATCAGGTGAAAATATTTGACAAAGCACTCTCAGAAGAAGAAATCAATAAACTTCATTTCTGGGATAATGCACCTTGCAATAGTTTCTACTTAGAAGGGACTGTATTTAATCAAGCTACTGGAGAAGCCGTAACTGCTGATGTAACAGTTAAAGATATTGATACAGGTGAGGAAATGGCTACGGCTACGATTACCGACCCTGAAAGAGGGTATGAGGTATTTATTCCAGTAGGCCCTCAGTATATTATTTATGCACAAAAAGATGGTTTTGTTTCTATCAGTGACAGTCTAAACTCTGCCAACCTTTATGCTAATACATTTGTCAGACGTGACCTGTACTTAGTTCCATTAGAAGCTGGGCAAGTTGTTAAACTGAAAAACCTTTTCTTTGATTTCGCTAAGGCAACACTCCGCCCAAACTCTTACACGGAGCTAAATAGGCTACTGCAAATTTTCACATTAAACCCTGGACTTAAAGTAGAGATTGCCGGACACACTGATAATGTAGGAAGCGACGCTGCCAACCAACAGCTTTCCGAAGCTAGGGCCAATGCTGTAAGAAAGTATCTTTTATCAAAAGGAATCAGTCCCAACAGTATAACAGCGAAGGGATATGGAGAAAACTCTCCAGTTGACACCAATGACACTGATGAAGGCAGACAGCAAAACAGAAGGGTGGAGTTCAGGATTATCTCTGCTGAACAATAA
- a CDS encoding beta-N-acetylhexosaminidase: protein MYKKIIGVVVFCWMACLTVKAQTPKQEVDLMPLPANVQMAEGKFRLQTDFRLALHGTFDKRLFGASSRFLSRLRDKTGLFLPQDFVGLDDIGKETNLNIYVKREGKVVLGEDESYTLKVEKDGITIEAATDLGALRGLQTLIQLAEADSEGYYFPALTIKDKPRFPWRGIMIDGSRHFMPIEVIKRNLDGMAAVKMNVMHWHLTDDHGLRVESKVYPQIQERASDGMYYTQEQVKEIITYAAERGIRVVPEFDVPGHATAWCVAFPELASSPWQYMKDQEGGKSEKKLGESPLALGDAPRLPPMYKIERHAGIWDATLDPTNEKTYEVLGNFLKEMMTLFPDEYVHIGGDENEGKQWDANPKIQKFMKKHKLKDNHMLQNHFNERLLKVIQDGGKRMMGWDEILVEGLPKDAVIQSWRGHESLVSAAKDGYQVLLSNGYYIDLMHPAADYYLVDPVPAEVGLSEEEAKNVLGGEATMWSELVTPVTIDSRMWPRSAVIAERLWSPREVNDVDDMYRRLDIISLELERVGLTHLTYREKLMRNITGGRDIGPVEVLVNASVPFRFYNRNSQGMMYTTYGSPYTLLADLCGADAVDALHFNNLVDTYVATNDREVKKEMQDQLNVWIANDQKIKNLIKVSPILKDAEQASANLAKVSSITLEVLSMEGTPDHKWYESKLKELEAAHHDGPFTEKFSSPEDVETKVGSRTSLLAVEGMIKLLKYKADKIDG, encoded by the coding sequence ATGTACAAGAAAATTATTGGTGTTGTTGTATTCTGCTGGATGGCGTGTTTAACGGTAAAAGCTCAAACCCCAAAACAGGAGGTTGACCTGATGCCACTTCCTGCGAATGTCCAAATGGCAGAAGGGAAATTCAGGTTGCAAACAGACTTCAGACTTGCACTGCATGGTACTTTTGATAAAAGACTTTTTGGAGCTTCTAGCAGGTTTTTAAGCAGGTTAAGAGATAAGACAGGGTTGTTTCTCCCTCAGGATTTTGTAGGTCTTGATGATATAGGAAAAGAAACAAATCTGAATATATATGTAAAGAGGGAAGGTAAAGTTGTATTGGGAGAGGATGAGTCCTACACCTTAAAGGTGGAAAAGGATGGCATCACGATTGAAGCTGCAACTGACCTTGGTGCATTGAGAGGGCTTCAAACACTGATACAGTTGGCAGAGGCTGACTCAGAAGGATATTATTTTCCTGCATTGACGATCAAGGACAAACCAAGGTTCCCATGGAGAGGTATTATGATCGATGGATCACGACACTTTATGCCAATAGAGGTTATTAAAAGAAACCTTGATGGAATGGCAGCTGTGAAGATGAATGTTATGCACTGGCACCTGACTGATGATCACGGCTTGAGAGTGGAAAGCAAAGTGTATCCGCAAATTCAGGAACGTGCTTCAGATGGAATGTACTATACACAGGAACAGGTCAAAGAGATAATTACCTATGCCGCAGAAAGGGGAATCAGGGTAGTACCAGAGTTTGATGTTCCAGGACATGCAACGGCTTGGTGTGTAGCTTTTCCTGAATTAGCAAGCTCTCCTTGGCAGTATATGAAAGACCAAGAAGGAGGGAAAAGTGAAAAAAAATTGGGAGAAAGTCCTTTGGCATTGGGTGATGCACCAAGATTGCCACCAATGTATAAAATAGAGAGACATGCAGGTATTTGGGATGCGACACTAGACCCAACCAATGAAAAAACTTATGAGGTGTTGGGTAATTTCCTTAAGGAGATGATGACACTGTTCCCTGATGAGTATGTGCATATTGGTGGAGATGAGAACGAAGGTAAGCAATGGGATGCCAATCCTAAAATCCAGAAGTTTATGAAAAAGCATAAGCTAAAGGATAACCATATGTTGCAAAACCACTTTAATGAACGCTTGTTGAAAGTGATTCAAGATGGAGGTAAACGTATGATGGGATGGGATGAGATCTTGGTGGAAGGGTTACCTAAAGATGCGGTAATCCAATCATGGAGAGGACATGAGTCGCTTGTAAGTGCTGCGAAAGATGGCTATCAGGTACTGCTTTCAAATGGCTATTATATTGACTTGATGCACCCTGCTGCTGACTATTATTTGGTAGATCCTGTACCGGCAGAGGTGGGACTTAGTGAAGAAGAAGCCAAGAATGTATTGGGTGGAGAAGCTACTATGTGGAGTGAGTTGGTAACACCTGTTACAATTGACTCGAGAATGTGGCCAAGATCAGCTGTCATTGCAGAGAGACTTTGGTCTCCTAGAGAGGTGAATGATGTAGATGATATGTACCGTAGGTTGGATATCATAAGCCTTGAGCTTGAAAGAGTAGGCCTGACACACTTGACTTATAGAGAAAAATTGATGCGAAATATTACGGGTGGTAGAGATATCGGGCCTGTAGAAGTATTGGTAAATGCATCTGTGCCTTTCCGTTTTTATAACCGGAATTCACAAGGTATGATGTATACTACTTACGGATCTCCATATACACTGTTGGCAGATCTCTGTGGTGCTGATGCAGTGGATGCTCTTCATTTTAACAATCTTGTAGATACATATGTAGCTACGAATGATCGGGAGGTTAAAAAAGAGATGCAAGATCAGCTAAATGTATGGATAGCAAATGATCAAAAAATCAAGAACCTAATCAAGGTTTCTCCTATCCTGAAAGATGCTGAACAAGCTTCAGCTAATCTGGCAAAAGTATCAAGCATTACTTTGGAAGTACTTTCAATGGAAGGAACACCTGACCATAAGTGGTATGAAAGTAAGTTGAAAGAATTGGAAGCAGCACATCATGATGGACCATTCACTGAGAAATTCTCTTCACCAGAAGATGTGGAGACAAAGGTCGGAAGCCGTACTTCACTGTTAGCAGTAGAAGGAATGATTAAGTTATTGAAGTACAAAGCGGATAAGATTGACGGTTAA
- a CDS encoding SusD/RagB family nutrient-binding outer membrane lipoprotein, with the protein MIKKLLVAGALMTGMVSCTNDFEEINKNPNVPTEDKVAAEYLFTTALATTHPTGVWQYRLNSLGTEVMAFHTIDAFGNATNYGTNSRGWVAEYWRQSYQLVVNPLVSAYKIVDAGEATDKNQLKAIINTWKAYYFHRMTDMYGDIPFSEAGRVDEGIYKPKFDRQADIYATLISELGDAVDTLEIARGNTSTFGTQDILFDGEYEKWYRFANSLRLRLATRWGDTQAVNEALSKDLIDQVGFNVADRFDSSDGISDGENTNGDYVALAWGEANKPTAAMLNIMQNRNADPTDDDPRLMRYFVKGTDSLGVEVGYKSIITGADYTGAYSNSEYTTINPDYIFGRITPALIMDAGEVYFLKAEALLVTDITAAKEAYKMGVNASLEYYDLDSDVETSYPEFWSVLSANFDTNPKEAIITQKWVALFSNGPEAYAEIRRTGYPTFVEGEDYVGSGQMPTRIDYPDFEYTSNGDNATSAASNTSGFWWD; encoded by the coding sequence ATGATAAAGAAACTCTTGGTGGCAGGTGCCCTTATGACAGGAATGGTTTCTTGTACCAATGATTTTGAAGAAATAAACAAAAATCCGAATGTACCAACAGAGGATAAAGTAGCAGCTGAATATTTGTTTACAACAGCCTTGGCTACAACTCACCCAACTGGAGTTTGGCAATATAGACTTAACTCATTAGGTACAGAGGTGATGGCTTTCCATACTATTGATGCTTTTGGCAATGCAACAAACTATGGCACTAACTCAAGAGGTTGGGTAGCTGAATATTGGAGACAATCTTATCAGTTAGTTGTAAACCCTTTAGTTTCTGCATACAAAATTGTAGACGCAGGAGAAGCTACAGATAAAAATCAATTAAAAGCTATCATTAATACATGGAAAGCATATTATTTCCATAGAATGACGGATATGTATGGAGATATTCCATTTTCTGAAGCAGGACGTGTTGATGAGGGAATCTACAAACCAAAATTTGATAGACAGGCTGATATATATGCAACGCTAATCTCAGAATTGGGAGATGCAGTAGATACATTGGAAATTGCAAGGGGAAATACATCAACATTTGGAACTCAAGATATTTTGTTTGATGGAGAGTATGAGAAATGGTACCGCTTTGCAAACTCTCTTAGGTTAAGGCTAGCAACAAGATGGGGGGATACACAAGCAGTGAATGAAGCCCTTTCTAAAGATTTGATTGATCAGGTTGGGTTTAATGTTGCAGACCGTTTTGATTCATCAGATGGGATTTCAGATGGTGAAAATACAAATGGTGATTATGTAGCACTTGCATGGGGAGAAGCAAATAAGCCAACAGCAGCAATGCTGAATATCATGCAAAATAGAAATGCTGATCCCACTGATGATGACCCTCGTTTGATGCGCTACTTCGTTAAAGGGACGGATTCACTAGGAGTTGAAGTTGGGTATAAGTCAATTATTACAGGGGCGGATTACACAGGAGCATATTCTAATTCAGAGTATACTACAATTAACCCTGATTATATATTTGGTCGTATCACACCAGCATTGATTATGGATGCTGGAGAAGTATACTTCCTGAAAGCCGAAGCTTTGTTAGTGACAGATATTACTGCAGCAAAAGAAGCTTATAAGATGGGAGTTAATGCTTCATTGGAATATTATGATCTTGACAGTGATGTAGAAACAAGCTATCCAGAATTTTGGAGTGTGCTATCAGCTAATTTTGATACAAATCCAAAAGAAGCAATTATTACTCAAAAATGGGTAGCATTGTTCTCAAATGGACCAGAAGCTTATGCTGAAATTAGACGAACAGGTTATCCAACCTTTGTTGAAGGTGAGGATTATGTAGGAAGTGGACAGATGCCAACGAGAATCGATTATCCTGATTTCGAGTATACATCTAACGGAGATAATGCAACATCAGCGGCAAGTAATACATCTGGCTTCTGGTGGGATTAA
- a CDS encoding SusC/RagA family TonB-linked outer membrane protein: protein MKMKLLMMLSALLLAFGSANAQERVITGRVTDGDSSDGLPGVNVSIKGTTKGTITDFNGKYSLNVANTDVLVFSFVGYISQEVTVGNQSEVNVGLPVDAEQLEEVVVTAFGMERETKALGYSVTKVDGKGLALAKEPNVINGLSGKVAGVQITKTAGGAGGSARVIIRGNNSLSGDNQPLYIVDGVPIDNSSFYAAPGYWDGGIDYGDGIGDINPDDIESMSILKGPSAAALYGSRAAGGVIIITTKTGNRKGKNGIGVEYNGNITFESPLVLPNYQNKYGVGTQGQIPSTLAEVRTYGGDWTPASWGAEMQGQTFIDWMGEERAYSPQENNISDFFQTGKTITNTIALTGGDDKANFRVSYTNLQNKGIVPTSEFDRNSLGVRGMIKPTEKLTIDAKVNYFQVSGYNRTMMAETMENPMFAFVNMPRSVRVEDLENYAIVNGEHLNFTNNLWRQNPYFSLDKGYNDDLKKRTLGFVSAKYEFTNWLSLQVRSGLDTWTHDRYTRRPQGSEGFVYDPAGRITKNAYAVSEMNTDFLFVAKKQLSAELDVTATLGGNMLHQQTKHTFAQTPLALKGGWSSFNNAASLTGQENYFEKKVNSMYGMVNLAYMNTFFLDITARNDWSSSIPDQSFFYPSVTGAVAFSELLNIDESVLTFGKVRGSWAKVGIDTNPYAQTKPYTINTSQVYGGQTAVVPGTFSDGWWSISNVVPSQDLLPQETISYEIGLDLKFFNNRVGLDAAYYDASTKNQILPLTLTPSSGASQLMINSGEIRNRGFEVALTLTPVRSADLEWNVGLNYTKNKNEVVALADGLESYELANVRGGTAYIYANVGQAYGDIVGFDYIRDENGLPMVDAKGDLARERKTLGNITPDWMGGISNSINYKNFAFNAVVDMKIGGDLFSYTNFYSHFNGNHENTVAERESGIQVNNNETIETWSAQEFYYEHVYNEGYEKIISPFVEDASYVKLRELSLGYRLPKSITDKAGLQEVTFSLVGRNLMFLYSGIKGIDPESLVSRGSIGTEFAAVPSTKSFGFNINVKL, encoded by the coding sequence ATGAAAATGAAATTACTCATGATGCTGAGTGCTTTGCTACTAGCGTTTGGCTCAGCTAATGCACAAGAACGGGTAATCACCGGCCGTGTCACAGATGGTGACAGCAGTGATGGATTACCTGGTGTAAACGTATCAATCAAAGGAACGACTAAAGGAACAATCACAGATTTTAATGGTAAGTACTCTTTGAATGTAGCTAATACAGATGTGTTAGTGTTCTCATTTGTTGGATACATTTCACAAGAAGTAACTGTAGGAAACCAATCGGAGGTCAACGTAGGTTTACCAGTAGATGCTGAACAGCTAGAAGAAGTTGTGGTTACAGCGTTTGGTATGGAGAGGGAAACCAAAGCATTGGGTTACTCTGTAACAAAAGTAGATGGGAAAGGACTTGCACTTGCAAAAGAACCAAACGTAATCAATGGCTTATCTGGTAAAGTAGCTGGTGTACAAATAACAAAGACAGCAGGTGGTGCTGGAGGTTCTGCAAGGGTTATTATTCGTGGTAATAATTCACTTAGTGGAGATAACCAACCCCTGTATATTGTAGATGGCGTGCCAATTGATAATAGTTCATTCTATGCAGCTCCAGGATATTGGGATGGGGGAATTGATTATGGTGATGGTATTGGTGATATCAACCCAGATGATATTGAGTCAATGTCAATTTTAAAAGGTCCTTCAGCTGCCGCTTTATACGGTTCAAGAGCTGCTGGTGGTGTAATTATTATTACAACAAAAACAGGTAATAGAAAAGGTAAAAATGGTATAGGTGTGGAATACAACGGTAATATCACATTTGAAAGTCCATTAGTATTACCAAACTACCAAAATAAATATGGGGTTGGAACACAAGGGCAGATCCCGTCTACATTAGCAGAAGTTAGAACTTATGGTGGTGATTGGACTCCTGCTAGCTGGGGTGCAGAAATGCAAGGACAGACTTTTATAGACTGGATGGGAGAGGAAAGAGCATATTCTCCTCAGGAAAATAACATATCAGACTTTTTCCAGACTGGTAAAACAATTACTAATACGATAGCGCTTACAGGTGGTGACGACAAAGCAAACTTCAGAGTTTCATATACTAATCTTCAAAATAAAGGTATAGTCCCAACAAGTGAATTTGACCGAAACTCATTAGGCGTAAGAGGGATGATTAAACCAACTGAAAAGTTGACTATTGATGCAAAAGTAAACTACTTCCAAGTTTCTGGTTATAACAGAACCATGATGGCAGAAACGATGGAGAATCCAATGTTTGCATTTGTGAATATGCCTCGTTCAGTAAGAGTTGAGGATCTAGAGAACTATGCTATTGTAAATGGAGAGCATTTAAACTTTACAAATAACCTTTGGAGACAGAACCCTTATTTCTCATTAGATAAAGGTTATAATGATGACTTAAAAAAGAGAACGCTTGGTTTTGTATCGGCAAAATATGAGTTCACAAATTGGTTGAGCCTACAGGTGAGATCAGGTTTGGATACTTGGACTCATGATAGATATACAAGAAGACCACAAGGCTCAGAGGGTTTTGTATATGATCCAGCAGGTAGAATCACAAAGAATGCATATGCTGTTTCAGAAATGAATACGGACTTCCTATTCGTTGCTAAGAAACAATTGTCAGCTGAACTAGATGTGACAGCTACATTGGGTGGTAATATGCTACATCAGCAGACAAAACATACGTTTGCTCAAACACCTCTTGCATTGAAAGGTGGTTGGTCTTCGTTTAATAATGCTGCTAGTTTGACTGGTCAGGAAAACTATTTTGAGAAGAAAGTGAACTCAATGTATGGCATGGTAAACCTTGCATATATGAATACTTTCTTCCTAGATATAACGGCGCGTAATGACTGGTCTTCTTCTATTCCAGATCAATCATTCTTCTACCCTTCCGTAACAGGGGCTGTAGCTTTTTCTGAACTGTTGAATATTGACGAGAGCGTTCTGACTTTTGGTAAAGTAAGAGGTTCTTGGGCGAAAGTGGGTATTGATACAAATCCTTATGCTCAGACAAAGCCATATACAATCAACACAAGTCAAGTGTATGGAGGTCAGACAGCAGTCGTTCCTGGTACATTCTCTGATGGATGGTGGTCAATATCAAATGTAGTGCCTTCTCAGGATTTGTTACCTCAAGAGACTATTTCATACGAAATTGGTTTAGATCTGAAGTTTTTCAATAACCGAGTAGGACTAGATGCAGCATATTATGATGCTTCTACAAAGAATCAAATTTTGCCATTGACATTGACTCCTTCTTCAGGAGCATCACAATTGATGATTAACAGTGGAGAAATCAGAAACAGGGGTTTTGAGGTAGCGTTGACTCTAACCCCAGTAAGGTCTGCTGACCTTGAATGGAATGTTGGCTTGAATTACACTAAAAACAAAAATGAGGTAGTAGCACTTGCCGATGGGTTAGAAAGTTATGAGCTAGCAAACGTAAGAGGTGGAACTGCTTATATATATGCTAATGTAGGACAAGCATATGGTGATATCGTAGGCTTTGATTATATAAGAGATGAAAATGGCTTGCCAATGGTAGATGCAAAAGGTGATTTAGCAAGAGAACGTAAAACATTAGGCAATATCACTCCTGATTGGATGGGAGGTATCTCTAATAGTATTAATTATAAGAATTTTGCATTCAATGCAGTGGTTGATATGAAAATAGGAGGAGACTTGTTCTCTTACACTAATTTCTACTCACATTTTAATGGAAACCATGAAAACACTGTAGCTGAGCGTGAAAGTGGTATTCAGGTAAATAACAATGAAACAATTGAAACTTGGTCTGCACAGGAGTTCTATTATGAGCATGTCTATAATGAAGGTTATGAGAAGATTATCTCTCCATTTGTAGAAGATGCAAGCTATGTAAAACTTAGAGAGCTAAGTTTAGGATATAGACTACCTAAATCAATTACAGATAAGGCAGGTCTTCAGGAGGTTACATTCTCTTTAGTAGGTAGAAACTTAATGTTCTTATACAGTGGAATTAAGGGGATTGATCCTGAATCTTTGGTAAGTAGAGGGTCTATTGGAACTGAATTCGCAGCTGTACCATCTACTAAAAGCTTTGGTTTCAATATAAATGTGAAGCTGTAA
- a CDS encoding sensor histidine kinase, which yields MKNIQKPIVYHALFWIGYFLFNTFKWGNYFHDYYYSFKSNLLGFSIHIVLCYFHAYYLLPKFIPQKKYITYFLLLLLSLTVMLFVKVGLTWLLVTTNVWPESNNGQEVLGLNHILTVMIGELYVIGITTSIKLTIDWLRNQQRTRELEKQHMETELNLLKSQMQPHFFFNTLNNLYSLTLIQSPKAPDTVLKLSELMSYMLYQKDNRVLISDEIKHLQNYLDLEKLRFGRRLHIDFEIEGDISGKKIVPLIFLPFIENVFKHGVKNQLNEIHVRMSLQISDNHITFTCQNPNPVEVEGFNGATVLVKKAGGLGLKNAKRRLDLLFEDRYSLTIDDDQETYTVTLKIPLE from the coding sequence ATGAAAAACATTCAGAAGCCGATCGTATACCACGCCCTCTTTTGGATTGGTTACTTTCTGTTCAATACATTCAAATGGGGAAACTACTTTCACGATTACTACTACTCGTTTAAATCCAACTTATTGGGCTTTTCGATCCATATCGTATTGTGTTATTTCCATGCCTACTACCTGCTTCCTAAATTTATTCCACAAAAGAAGTATATCACTTACTTCCTACTCCTATTGCTGTCTTTGACTGTGATGCTCTTTGTTAAAGTGGGACTCACTTGGCTACTTGTCACCACCAATGTTTGGCCTGAATCCAACAATGGGCAAGAAGTATTGGGGTTAAACCATATCCTGACAGTCATGATAGGAGAGCTGTATGTGATTGGCATCACAACGTCCATCAAGCTAACAATCGACTGGTTACGTAACCAACAGCGGACTCGTGAACTCGAGAAACAACATATGGAAACAGAACTGAACTTGCTGAAATCTCAAATGCAACCTCATTTCTTTTTCAATACACTCAATAACCTGTACTCACTGACGCTTATACAATCGCCTAAAGCTCCCGATACGGTACTCAAACTTTCTGAGTTAATGAGCTATATGCTTTATCAGAAAGACAACAGGGTCCTTATCAGTGATGAAATAAAACACCTTCAGAATTACCTCGATCTGGAAAAGCTTCGCTTTGGCCGAAGACTGCATATTGACTTTGAAATTGAGGGAGATATATCAGGTAAAAAGATTGTTCCTCTGATATTTTTACCGTTTATCGAAAACGTTTTCAAGCATGGCGTTAAAAACCAACTTAACGAAATCCATGTGCGAATGAGTTTGCAAATTTCAGATAATCATATAACTTTCACTTGTCAGAATCCAAATCCTGTAGAGGTAGAAGGCTTCAATGGCGCTACTGTATTGGTAAAAAAAGCAGGAGGACTAGGTCTTAAAAATGCAAAGCGAAGGTTGGATTTATTGTTTGAGGACAGGTATTCACTTACCATAGACGACGATCAAGAAACTTACACTGTAACATTAAAAATTCCTTTGGAATGA
- a CDS encoding LytR/AlgR family response regulator transcription factor, with protein MKIKCLIVDDEPLAIQVLENYLARLNEFEVVGTCENPVDAFSILQQQSVDLLFLDINMPMLSGIELLKTLEKAPEVIITTAYRDFALEGFELSVLDYMLKPVSFQRFLKGVNKASKIIQLNQLAKNNSKQNVPAPSVSSGPATTEKPHVFLKVDKKMVKVYLDDILYIESLKDYIRIFTTEEELIVHHTLSKIVEMLPTDQFIRIHRSFAVAVRKVEAIEGNQIEIHGKQLPIGRLYQQSVKDTIYGNHTIG; from the coding sequence ATGAAAATTAAATGTTTGATTGTAGATGATGAACCACTAGCAATTCAAGTACTGGAAAACTATTTAGCAAGACTAAATGAATTTGAGGTAGTTGGCACATGCGAAAACCCTGTAGATGCTTTTAGCATATTACAGCAGCAGTCTGTTGACCTGTTATTTTTAGATATCAATATGCCTATGCTTAGCGGTATTGAACTGCTAAAAACACTTGAGAAAGCCCCTGAGGTTATCATCACTACAGCCTACCGTGACTTTGCGCTAGAAGGCTTTGAGCTTTCTGTTCTTGACTACATGCTTAAACCTGTTTCTTTTCAGCGTTTTCTTAAAGGAGTCAATAAAGCCAGCAAAATCATACAGCTCAACCAATTAGCTAAAAACAACAGTAAACAAAACGTACCCGCCCCATCAGTTAGCAGTGGCCCTGCTACAACAGAGAAGCCACACGTATTTCTGAAAGTGGACAAGAAAATGGTCAAGGTGTACCTTGATGACATCCTATACATTGAAAGCCTAAAAGACTACATAAGGATTTTCACAACAGAGGAAGAACTCATTGTTCATCATACATTGAGTAAAATTGTGGAAATGCTACCTACAGATCAGTTTATTAGAATCCATCGATCTTTTGCTGTAGCAGTCAGGAAGGTGGAAGCCATTGAAGGCAATCAGATAGAAATTCATGGTAAGCAATTACCTATCGGAAGACTTTACCAGCAATCGGTAAAAGACACGATATACGGCAACCATACTATTGGTTAG